One window from the genome of Andrena cerasifolii isolate SP2316 chromosome 3, iyAndCera1_principal, whole genome shotgun sequence encodes:
- the LOC143366601 gene encoding otoferlin isoform X3, which yields MALVVIVKNFQGLKGKGEKVVKVDFRGVSHYSKCLGESGDHIPVDESFTWNLGRPVDEAEVLQLAVVSRGVLRSEKVIAKYGLVLQTVVREGRIVVTDALVDLNNKPLPAVICFEIRYNTPDGSCSSYVASEIMEDEQQMLIDIEQNIANLERSLGQANTSAATGKRRGSWQSPEKTSKRGFLQRGSSMSTAEKSPERKSRSSTLKSMRSLMKLGKQRPPRTRSCDSGSETKELLDRRDSSCVTSNEPSRTNSMTSLETNGSDHDSQVSASAAELQDAIAKPTKKPKPKTTDTGQAALKAQDYQVCVTIIEARQLAGLNMDPVVCVQVGDQRKYTSVKESTNCPYYNEYFVFDFHMPPVMLFDKIIMLSVQQSRNLLRANLTLGSFKLDIATVWAQPDHQFYHKWALLTDPDDVAGGPKGYLKCDISVIGKGDTVKIPPKSEKDEDDIEGNLLLPDGVPIERQRAKFLVKVYRADGLPKMNSSIMANVKKAFTGEVKDLVDPYVQVSFAGLTGKTSVKRHSYAPVWNEQIVFTEMFPPLCQRIKIQLCDNDPVHATVIGTHFVDLKKISNDGEKGFLPTFGPAFIHFYGSIRDYSLIDQHSTLNAGLGEGISYRARLLIAIRTEISDNVEMTPSEVEVEPAMPINESAYARNEEFFLFATIMDATMIDKKLGDKPMYFEISIGNAGNALDGHNETSKMCEMGSKSGTSGEQEELQEVLCGSWQSTTSACKPMTHDKIYYFLPYWDDKPCLHVRSSWPDYRRRMYNSNIISKIADKLEEGLSETQVHIDDSSSEKLLKSTLEELSSNCNRYVSISKSSLTGPGVGKTKLDKERTKVCQRELESIGAMSRNLKAVVTKSSFKERLKTAQGYLQKLRFLVEDPQDSVPDVFIWVISSGRRVAYQRISGRDLIYSIVDEECGKYCGKVQTMFLKLPGKKRFGPSGWTIQTKLQIYMWLGILKHKKYFIQGLPKGYELSHELRNVDRPRALPPTIIHYVEKHKFQLRAHMYQARSLIGSDASGLSDPFARVICGEFCKCTQVIDETLSPTWDELLLFDEILIHGTGEEIKKDPPSIVIDIFDQDKVGKSEYIGRAVARPHVKLASESYTPPEFPPSLEWYDVTRGAARAGELLAVFELLEYPSTKDYGFPTLPDPKETVVQTPTVAQDQGPILPVPIGIRPTLSKYRIEVLFWGLRDLKRVHLLTVDKPRVDVECAGHILCSSVIANAKKNPNFNTPIKFMELELPEQELYRPPLTIRAVDCRSFGRYTLVGTHTINSIHKYMYCPQTKRAREAEDRKKNLYQLQQYAGYDTLKTKYPQSSLPESLADLELNCGDTVISLGLEFGWPTKKDKTEQNMRKKHSLVNDGSSGEFGTLEDGDGCQDWWTKYFASIEAMIEENKELRKEKSIFQAQSNGTVHVPTSLDEMYNQHHANVSGEKSPGVTAKKLFGLKSTANAARFASKVSPKQPYRRFSKTALLKIYPNELEAQPEFEQFKEWLHTFELYRGKKTGDEPEDESRIVGSFKGALKVYKWPLPKDLIDHTIMGFDPQYGFFQGVPSNEPIHVLVRVYIVKANDLHPSDLNGKADPYVVLHLGGKRISDKENYVSKQLNPVFGKCFEIEATFPQDSMLTIQVLDWDLVGADDMIGETKIDLENRFYSRHRATCGLAKRYDESGYNKWRDAMKPTQILLKHCKEGKMDGPAYSHGRVTIGRKTFSLSNEEMEYYVHSKGIEEHLALAVLHQWHAFPRIGCALVPEHVETRPLYNPEKPGIEQGKLELWVDMFPMDMPSPGPSIDISPRKPKSYELRIVIWNTDDVVLEDDAFFTGEKMSDIYVKGWLKGQEDCQSTDIHYRSLTGEGNFNWRFIFPFDYLVAEEKIVINRKESLFSWDETECKIPARLELQVWDADHFSADDFLGAITLDLNRFPRGAKNSKLCTLSMLKTDGTVPTVNIFKQKRVKGWWPFYVKKENEDMELTGKVEAEIHLVTKEEAEKNPAGFGRNEPDPLDKPNRPDASFMWFLNPLKSIKYIVWHNYKWAILKAFITIAIIILLLLFFYAIPGYSVKKLLGA from the exons ATGGCGCTCGTCGTTATCGTGAAGAATTTTCAAGGACTGAAAGGCAAGGGGGAGAAGGTTGTCAAGGTCGACTTCCGGG GAGTCTCCCACTACTCTAAATGCCTCGGAGAAAGCGGGGATCATATTCCAGTAGATGAG AGCTTCACTTGGAATTTGGGCAGACCAGTGGACGAGGCGGAGGTGTTGCAATTGGCAGTGGTGTCGCGCGGAGTTTTGAGGAGCGAGAAGGTGATCGCGAAATATGGCTTGGTTCTACAGACGGTGGTGCGAGAAGGCCGGATCGTAGTCACCGATGCCTTGGTAGATCTGAACAACAAACCGCTTCCG GCTGTCATTTGCTTCGAAATTCGATACAATACACCCGATGGAAGCTGCAGCTCGTACGTGGCGTCGGAAATAATGGAGGACGAGCAACAGATGCTGATCGACATCGAGCAGAATATCGCGAACCTCGAGAGGAGCCTCGGGCAGGCGAATACTAGCGCTGCCACTGGCAAAAGGAGGGGTTCCTGGCAGAGCCCTGAGAAAACTTCCAAGAGGGGTTTCCTGCAAAGAGGCAGTTCCATGTCTACAGCTGAGAAGTCACCTGAGCGTAAGAG CAGGAGTTCCACGCTGAAAAGTATGAGATCGTTGATGAAGCTGGGCAAGCAAAGGCCACCCAGGACTCGGTCCTGCGATAGTGGCTCGGAGACGAAGGAATTACTCGACAGGAGGGATTCCAGCTGTGTAACTTCTAACGAACCTTCGAGGACCAACTCGATGACTTCTTTAGAAACGAACGGCTCTGATCACGATAGCCAGGTCAGCGCGAGCGCGGCGGAATTACAGGACGCGATCGCCAAGCCAACGAAGAAACCGAAACCAAAG ACCACCGACACGGGACAAGCGGCACTAAAGGCGCAAGATTATCAAGTTTGCGTGACCATTATCGAGGCGAGGCAGTTGGCGGGCTTGAACATGGACCCGGTTGTCTGTGTGCAAGTTGGAGACCAACGGAAGTACACCAGTGTCAAAGAGTCTACGAACTGTCCGTATTACAACGAA TACTTCGTCTTCGATTTTCACATGCCGCCCGTAATGCTGTTCGACAAAATAATCATGCTCTCG GTGCAGCAATCGCGGAATCTCTTACGCGCTAATCTAACGCTGGGCAGCTTTAAGTTAGACATCGCGACTGTATGGGCACAACCAG ATCACCAATTTTACCACAAATGGGCACTGCTGACGGATCCGGACGACGTGGCTGGAGGTCCGAAGGGCTACTTGAAGTGCGACATAAGCGTGATCGGAAAAGGCGACACCGTGAAAATCCCCCCCAAGAGCgagaaggacgaggacgataTCGAGGGGAATCTCTTGCTTCCGGACGGGGTGCCTATCGAGAGACAAAGGGCCAAGTTTCTAGTGAAGGTGTACAGAGCCGACGGTTTGCCGAAGATGAACAGCAGCATCATGGCGAACGTGAAGAAGGCGTTCACGGGCGAGGTGAAGGACCTCGTGGATCCTTACGTTCAAGTGTCCTTCGCTGGATTAACC GGTAAGACGAGCGTTAAGAGGCACAGTTACGCGCCGGTTTGGAACGAACAGATCGTTTTCACGGAAATGTTTCCACCCCTCTGTCAAAGGATTAAAATTCAGCTATGCGACAACGACCCGGTTCACGCCACCGTGATCGGCACTCACTTTGTCGATTTAAAAAAGATCAGCAACGACGGCGAGAAGGGCTTTCTACCCACCTTCGGCCCCGCGTTCATTCACTTCTACGGTAGCATAAGGGATTACAGCCTCATCGACCAGCACTCCACGCTGAACGCTGGGCTGGGAGAAGGAATCTCTTACAGAGCAAG GCTATTAATAGCGATCAGGACGGAAATAAGCGATAACGTCGAGATGACTCCGTCGGAGGTGGAAGTCGAGCCGGCCATGCCAATCAACGAGTCCGCTTACGCCAGGAACGAAGAGTTCTTTCTATTTGCCACGATCATGGACGCCACGATGATCGACAAGAAGCTCGGGGACAAGCCGATGTATTTCGAAATATCGATAGGAAACGCGGGCAACGCTTTGGACGGTCACAACGAAACCTCTAAA ATGTGCGAGATGGGCTCGAAAAGCGGTACGAGTGGCGAACAAGAGGAATTGCAGGAGGTACTGTGTGGTTCCTGGCAGAGCACCACTTCAGCCTGCAAACCGATGACGCACGAcaagatttattattttctaccTTATTGGGACGACAAGCCTTGCCTGCACGTTCGAAGCAGTTGGCCGGATTACAGGCGCAGAATGTACAATAGCAATATAATTAGCAAAATCGCGGATAAACTG GAAGAAGGCTTGTCAGAGACGCAAGTGCACATTGACGACTCCTCGAGCGAAAAGCTTTTAAAGTCGACGCTGGAGGAATTGAGCAGCAACTGCAATCGGTACGTGAGTATCAGCAAGTCGAGCCTGACCGGGCCGGGGGTTGGGAAAACAAAGCTCGACAAAGAGAGAACAAAGGTGTGTCAAAGGGAATTGGAAAGTATAGGCGCCATGTCGAGAAACCTGAAAGCAGTGGTTACCAAAAGTAGCTTCAAGGAGCGATTGAAGACGGCTCAGGGTTACCTGCAGAAGCTGAGGTTTCTCGTCGAGGAC CCTCAAGACTCTGTACCGGACGTATTTATTTGGGTAATTAGTTCTGGACGACGAGTGGCTTACCAAAGAATATCTGGAAGGGACTTGATTTATTCGATAGTCGACGAGGAGTGTGGCAAATACTGTGGCAAAGTACAAACAATGTTTCTAAAA CTTCCAGGAAAGAAAAGGTTCGGACCTTCCGGCTGGACAATACAGACGAAATTACAAATTTACATGTGGCTGGGGATCTTGAAGCACAAGAAGTACTTCATCCAAGGCTTACCAAAGGGATACGAACTTAGTCACGAACTGAGAAACGTTGACAGGCCACGCGCTCTGCCACCGACTATTATACATTACGTTGAAAAACAT AAATTCCAGCTGAGAGCTCATATGTATCAAGCCCGATCATTGATCGGCAGTGACGCGTCAGGCCTTTCGGATCCATTCGCAAGAGTGATTTGCGGGGAGTTTTGCAAGTGCACGCAAGTAATCGACGAAACCCTCAGTCCCACATGGGACGAACTTCTTCTTTTCGACGAGATCTTGATCCACGGGACCGGCGAAGAAATCAAGAAGGATCCACCGTCGATCGTCATCGACATCTTCGACCAAGACAAAGTG GGCAAATCGGAGTATATAGGAAGAGCAGTTGCGCGACCGCACGTGAAGCTTGCCTCGGAATCGTACACACCACCAGAATTCCCTCCGTCCTTGGAATGGTACGACGTAACCAGAGGGGCCGCAAGGGCGGGTGAACTTCTTGCAGTTTTTGAATTACTCGAATATCCTTCGACGAAAGATTACGGCTTCCCAACGCTACCAGACCCGAAAGAAACAGTGGTCCAAACGCCTACCGTTGCTCAGGACCAGGGGCCAATTCTTCCGGTACCAATTGGCATTCGACCAACTTTGTCTAAATATCG AATCGAAGTTTTGTTCTGGGGCCTGAGAGACCTGAAAAGAGTGCATCTGTTGACTGTGGACAAACCTCGCGTGGACGTCGAATGCGCTGGTCATATTCTGTGCTCCTCGGTTATAGCGAACGCAAAGAAGAATCCAAATTTCAACACGCCGATCAAATTCATGGAGCTGGAGCTACCGGAGCAGGAGCTTTATCGACCACCTTTGACGATCAGGGCAGTGGATTGCAGAAGCTTCGGCCGATACACTCTCGTTGGCACGCACACGATAAATTCGATACACAAGTACATGTACTGTCCGCAAACCAAGAGAGCGAGGGAGGCCGAGGATAGAAAGAAGAATCTGTATCAGTTGCAACAGTATGcgg GTTACGATACATTGAAGACGAAATATCCGCAGTCATCTCTACCAGAGTCCTTGGCCGATCTCGAGTTGAATTGCGGGGACACGGTCATCAGCTTAGGCTTAGAGTTCGGCTGGCCGACCAAGAAAGACAAAACTGAACAAAACATGCGAAAGAAACATAGCTTGGTGAACGATGGAAGCTCAG GGGAATTCGGGACCCTCGAGGATGGAGATGGCTGCCAGGATTGGTGGACCAAATACTTCGCCTCCATCGAAGCGATGATAGAGGAGAACAAGGAACTGCGTAAGGAGAAATCAATTTTCCAAGCACAGTCAAACGGCACCGTTCACGTCCCGACGTCTTTGGATGAAATGTACAATCAACACCATGCGAACGTCTCCGGCGAGAAGAGTCCCGGCGTTACCGCGAAGAAACTGTTCGGCCTAAAGTCTACCGCGAACGCGGCCAGGTTCGCCTCCAAGGTCAGCCCGAAGCAGCCCtatcgaaggttctctaaaacgGCGCTGTTGAAAATTTACCCGAACGAGTTGGAGGCTCAGCCAGAATTCGAGCAGTTTAAAGAATGGCTGCACACGTTCGAACTGTACCGGGGCAAGAAGACAGGCGACGAGCCCGAGGACGAGTCTAGAATAGTCGGAAGCTTCAAAGGCGCTCTGAAGGTTTACAAATGGCCCCTGCCTAAAGACCTGATTGATCACACGATCATGGGTTTCGATCCGCAATACGGTTTCTTCCAAGGTGTACCCTCGAACGAACCGATTCACGTGCTAGTACGAGTTTACATCGTGAAAGCAAACGATCTCCATCCCAGCGATCTGAACGGCAAGGCAGACCCTTACGTTGTCCTTCATCTAGGCGGCAAAAGGATCAGCGACAAGGAGAACTACGTGTCGAAGCAGCTGAATCCTGTCTTCGGCAA GTGTTTCGAAATAGAGGCGACCTTCCCACAGGACTCGATGCTGACCATTCAGGTGTTGGACTGGGACTTGGTCGGCGCGGACGACATGATCGGCGAGACGAAGATCGATCTGGAAAACCGATTCTACAGCAGACATCGGGCGACTTGCGGCCTGGCTAAAAGATACGACGA ATCCGGCTATAACAAATGGCGAGACGCGATGAAGCCGACTCAAATTCTGCTGAAACATTGCAAAGAGGGGAAGATGGATGGCCCGGCGTATTCTCACGGACGCGTGACAATCGGCAGGAAGACCTTCTCCCTGTCGAACGAAGAAATGGAGTATTACGTTCACTCGAAAG GCATAGAAGAGCATCTCGCGTTAGCAGTCCTTCATCAGTGGCACGCTTTCCCAAGAATTGGTTGTGCCCTGGTTCCGGAGCACGTGGAAACTCGCCCCCTTTACAATCCCGAGAAGCCAGGCATCGAACAGGGGAAGCTGGAATTGTGGGTCGACATGTTCCCTATGGACATGCCTTCGCCCGGCCCATCGATCGACATTTCGCCGAGAAAGCCGAAAAGTTATGAGCTCAGGATTGTTATTTGGAACACGGACGACGTTGTATTGGAAGACGATGCTTTCTTCACTGGCGAGAAGATGAGCGACATTTACGTAAAAGG ATGGCTAAAGGGACAAGAAGACTGCCAATCCACGGATATCCACTATCGGTCTCTAACCGGAGAAGGGAATTTCAATTGGCGCTTCATATTTCCATTCGATTACCTCGTGGCGGAGGAGAAGATCGTTATCAATCGAAAAGAGAGTCTCTTCAGCTGGGACGAGACGGAGTGCAAAATCCCGGCTCGATTAGAATTACAA GTATGGGACGCAGATCACTTCTCCGCCGATGATTTCCTTGGTGCTATCACTCTTGACTTGAATCGCTTTCCTCGTGGCGCAAAGAACAGTAAACTTTGCACGCTGAGCATGCTCAAGACCGATGGCACTGTGCCGACCGTGAACATTTTCAAACAAAAACGTGTAAAAGGCTGGTGGCCGTTCTACGTGAAGAAGGAGAACGAAGATATGGAATTAACG GGCAAAGTGGAAGCCGAGATACATTTGGTGACCAAAGAGGAAGCCGAGAAAAATCCCGCTGGTTTTGGTAGAAATGAACCAGATCCGCTCGACAAACCAAA TCGTCCTGATGCGTCTTTCATGTGGTTTTTGAATCCGTTGAAGTCCATCAAGTATATCGTATGGCACAACTACAAATGGGCAATCTTAAAAGCTTTTATAACCATCGCAATAATAATACTACTGTTGTTGTTCTTTTACGCAATACCCGGTTACTCTGTTAAAAAGTTATTAGGTGCTTAG